ATGGAACCAAATAAATTTCCTGCGGACCTGTTGCAAAAGTACCTCGACGGCACCCTTACGGGTCCGGAGAGTGAAGTGCTGTTTGCCTGGCTGAAGGAAAATCCGGCAGCAGCGGATAGTGAAGCGATGGAGAGCATGCTGCAGGCCAGTTATGACGCGTCCTTTGCAGAACCGGCGGCTTTACTGCCGGGTGCTACGCAGCGTATACTGGACAGACTGATGGTGTCTGTGGCCGCGGAAGATACCGCTGTAGTGCCACTGCCGCTGTGGCGGCGCACCTGGGTACGGTACGCAGCAGCGGCGGTGCTGGTGGCGGCTATCGCCATTCCTGCCGCCCGGATGCTGACCAGCCGGAAAAAGACAGTGGTGCCACCGCCTGTGGCCATCACCAGCGGTACCAACCGCGCGGTGCTGAAACTGGCCAACGGGAAAGAAATTATGCTGGACAGTACACATGGCAGCATCGTACAGGAGCCTGGCCTCACCGTACGGAACGACAGCGGCCGGCTGAATTACCAGGGGGCCACCGCTGCCATGGAATATCATACATTGACCACGCCACGGGGCGGACAATACCGCATCACGCTGCCCGACGGTACGGCCGTATGGCTGAACGCCGCCTCCAGCATCACATACCCGACAGCTTTTACGGAGAAAGTCCGTGCCGTTATCATCACCGGCGAAGCCTACTTTGAAGTGGCCGCCAATGCACGCCAGCCTTTCCGCGTGGACGTGGACGGAAAAGCCTCCGTAGAGGTACTGGGCACACAGTTTAACGTCAACGCCTATACAGATGAAAACAGTATCCGTACCACGCTGGTAGACGGCAGTGTGCGGG
This window of the Chitinophaga varians genome carries:
- a CDS encoding FecR domain-containing protein is translated as MEPNKFPADLLQKYLDGTLTGPESEVLFAWLKENPAAADSEAMESMLQASYDASFAEPAALLPGATQRILDRLMVSVAAEDTAVVPLPLWRRTWVRYAAAAVLVAAIAIPAARMLTSRKKTVVPPPVAITSGTNRAVLKLANGKEIMLDSTHGSIVQEPGLTVRNDSGRLNYQGATAAMEYHTLTTPRGGQYRITLPDGTAVWLNAASSITYPTAFTEKVRAVIITGEAYFEVAANARQPFRVDVDGKASVEVLGTQFNVNAYTDENSIRTTLVDGSVRVHHRQASVVLKPGQQAAIAANGLQLVEHPDMEMAVAWKNGSFQFDHAHLKEVLRQMARWYDVTVVYEPGSADIVFSGEIKRDLDLTQALTVLQSMGVRFRIEGKQLIVMP